One window from the genome of Oryza glaberrima chromosome 3, OglaRS2, whole genome shotgun sequence encodes:
- the LOC127766820 gene encoding BEL1-like homeodomain protein 7: MATYYSSPGNERDSQAMYPADSGNSSYPVPSAIGNMLYPGNGSSGPYTEFSGIIQHQQNFMELPGHPTAISQDSSSREPNMVASYTDQRSFGPAKDMRNEMLMHLMDGAHNAGADLIHNDTHSSAQIEFGLLNNHNSMSVAPAPGQGLSLSLNTHILAPSYPYWSAKTELLTPHSYHGDDNRMKNMQSEASQAIRNSKYLKAAQELLDEVVSVWKSIKQKAQKDQAEAGKSDNKEAEGGSKGEGVSSNPQESTANAAPEISAAEKQELQNKMAKLMAMLDEVDRKYKHYYHQMQIVVSSFDMVAGSGAAKPYTAVALQTISKHFRCLKDAINDQINVIRKKLGEEESSSGKEGKLTRLRYIDQQLRQQRAFQQYGLLQQNAWRPQRGLPENSVSILRAWLFEHFLHPYPKDSEKLMLARQTGLTRSQISNWFINARVRLWKPMIEDMYKEEIGEADLDSNSSSDNVPRSKDKIATSEDKEDLKSSMSQTYQPSQLGESKANIGMMSLGGAPAGFHNEGNQDDSFMNLMLKDQRPGEAEGSLLHDAVAHHSDENARFMAYHLSGLGRYGNGNVSLTLGLQHPDNRLSVQNTHQPGFAGAGEEIYNSTASLGVAAASSSDYESTNQIDQRQRFEPSPLMHDFVA, translated from the exons ATGGCTACTTACTACTCGAGCCCTGGCAATGAAAGGGACTCGCAAGCTATGTACCCAGCGGATTCAGGCAATTCATCATATCCTGTGCCATCAGCAATAGGAAACATGTTATATCCTGGCAATGGGTCTTCTGGGCCATACACGGAATTCAGTGGCATTATCCAGCATCAGCAGAATTTCATGGAGCTGCCTGGCCATCCAACTGCGATCTCTCAAGATTCATCGTCACGGGAACCTAACATGGTCGCGTCGTACACGGATCAGCGCTCTTTTGGACCTGCCAAAGATATGAGAAATGAGATGTTGATGCATCTGATGGATGGAGCACATAATGCTGGTGCTGATCTCATCCACAATGACACTCATAGCAGCGCGCAGATTGAGTTTGGCCTATTGAACAACCACAATTCGATGAGCGTTGCACCAGCACCAGGCCAAGGATTGTCTCTGAGCCTCAACACGCATATCCTGGCGCCTTCGTATCCATACTGGTCTGCGAAAACAGAGTTGCTAACACCACACTCTTACCATGGTGATGACAACAGAATGAAGAATATGCAATCTGAGGCCTCACAGGCAATCAGAAACTCAAAGTATCTGAAAGCAGCACAAGAATTGCTTGATGAGGTCGTCAGTGTTTGGAAGAGTATAAAGCAGAAGGCTCAGAAAGACCAGGCTGAAGCAGGAAAATCAGATAACAAAGAAGCCGAGGGGGGTTCGAAAGGTGAGGGGGTATCTTCCAACCCACAGGAGTCTACTGCCAATGCTGCACCAGAGATTTCTGCTGCTGAGAAACAAGAGCTCCAGAATAAGATGGCAAAACTTATGGCCATGTTGGATGAG GTGGACCGAAAGTACAAACACTATTATCATCAAATGCAAATTGTAGTCTCATCTTTTGATATGGTTGCTGGGTCTGGAGCTGCCAAGCCTTATACTGCAGTGGCCCTTCAGACAATCTCAAAACATTTCAGATGTCTGAAAGATGCTATCAACGATCAGATCAATGTTATCCGGAAGAAacttggagaggaggagagtTCATCTGGCAAAGAGGGAAAATTAACGCGCCTCCGTTATATTGACCAGCAATTAAGACAACAGCGCGCTTTCCAGCAGTATGGTTTGTTACAGCAAAATGCTTGGAGGCCACAGAGGGGACTGCCCGAAAACTCAGTTTCAATTCTTCGTGCTTGGCTTTTTGAACACTTCCTTCACCC GTATCCAAAAGATTCAGAAAAGCTGATGCTAGCGAGACAAACTGGCTTAACAAGAAGTcag ATTTCAAATTGGTTCATAAATGCCCGTGTCCGCCTGTGGAAACCGATGATCGAAGACATGTATAAAGAAGAGATTGGGGAGGCGGATCTCGACTCGAACTCCTCCTCCGACAACGTACCAAGGAGCAAGGACAAAATAGCAACATCTGAAGATAAGGAAGATCTGAAAAGCTCTATGAGCCAGACTTATCAACCAAGCCAATTAGGTGAATCCAAAGCCAACATCGGGATGATGAGCCTTGGTGGGGCACCAGCCGGCTTCCACAACGAAGGCAACCAGGATGACAGCTTCATGAACCTAATGCTGAAGGACCAAAGGCCGGGCGAAGCCGAAGGCAGCCTCCTCCATGATGCCGTCGCCCATCATTCCGACGAGAACGCTCGGTTCATGGCTTACCATTTGTCGGGGCTCGGAAGATACGGGAACGGCAATGTGTCATTGACACTTGGCTTACAGCATCCTGACAACAGGCTTTCGGTACAGAACACTCATCAGCCAGGTTTCGCCGGTGCTGGAGAAGAAATTTACAACTCCACCGCTTCTCTCGGTGTCGCTGCAGCTTCCTCTTCGGACTACGAATCCACGAACCAAATAGATCAAAGGCAACGGTTCGAACCGTCGCCTCTAATGCATGATTTTGTGGCCTAA